In Shumkonia mesophila, the genomic stretch CGCTCGGTGATGGCCTTGAGCCAGGCGAAGTCGGGCTTGGCTTCGGCGCCGGAAAACGCGATGTCGTAGAAGACGGCGGCGCCGGCCCCCTCGGGAATCTGGGGCATGTCGATGAACTTGGGATTGTCGATCTGCTTGGCGCGCAGCAGCTTCAGCGCGTTGGCGTCGTAGAACTCGATGAACTCGGGACGGATGGCGGCTTCCTGGCGCAGCGCGATGACGAAGTCGATGGCCGCCTCGTCGGAGGGCAGGAACTGCACCACCGAGACGCTGTCGTGGCGGGCCACCAGGGCCACCTCGATCTGGGTGATGACGCCGAACAGGCCCTCCGAGCCGATGAACAGGTCGATCATGTCCATGCCGGGGGCGGCGAAGAAGCCGGCCGTGTTCTTGGTCTGCGGCATGACGTAGCCGGGGAGTTTCAGGGCCATGCGGCGGTCGGCGGTGTCGATGACCGTGAAAGTGCGATCCGGGGTGGCGAAATAGCGACCGCGCGGGATGTCCAGCACCTCGCCCGAGGCCAGCATGACGCGCAGGCGCCTGACCCAGTTGCGGGTCGCCTTGTACTTGTAGCTGGCGGCGCCGGACGCGTTGGTCGCCACCGTGCCGCCCAGCGACGCGCTCATCTCGGTGGGATCGGGCGGATAGAAGAAGCTGCGCCGGTCGTCCTTGAACTTGTCCAGCGCCGCCAGGGTTTCCGGGCTGGCCCGCTGGGTGAGGCCGGGGAAGGTCTTCTTGTTGATCCAGTCGGCGAGGTCGCGCAGCGTCACCGCCGCCTCGACCAGCACCCGCCACTCGCCCGAGGCCTCGTCGAAGCGCAGCCCGAGCGTCTTGTCGAAGCGGTCGAGCGCCACCACGGCGCCGCCGGCCGGCACGCAGCCGCCCACCAGCCCGGTGCGGGCGCCGGCCACGGTGACGGCGAGTTTGCGGCGGCCCATCTCGCGCATGACGGCGGCCAGTTCGGCCTCGTCGGTGGGGAAGAACAGGAAATCGGCCCCCTGGTGCGGCAGCCGCGATTCGTCGGCGAGGTAGGGGGCGTAGTTGGCGGCGATCTCGGCCAGGCCCTCCACGCGGCGGACCGCATCGAAGGCGACGACCGGGACGGACTGGCAGGTGATCTCGTGCATGGGGGGCTCCCGGCTCCTCAGGAAGGCTCGTCGGTGCGGTCGATCAGGCCCAGGCGGTGGGCGGCCCGGGTCAGGTGCGTGCGCACGGCCTTGCGCGCCGCCTCGGCGTCGCGGCCGGCGATGGCCTCGTAGATGTGCTCGTGCTCGCGCTGCACCTTGGGCGTCCATTCGTCGAAGCGGGCCGAATGGCGGCGCGCCACGGCGATGCTCTGGGTGACGCTGACCGCCAGGAAGATCATGAAGTCGCGGTAGTAGGGGTTGTTGGAGGATTCCGCGATGGCGCGATGAAAGGCGGCGTCGGCGGCCACCCCGTCGGCGCCGTGGGACACCGCCTCGGCCATCTCGTTCACCGTCTCGCGGATGCGGGCCAGCTGCGCCTCGCTGCGGCGCTCGGCGGCCAGGGCGGCGGCGCCGGTCTCGACCTCGGCGCGCAGCTCGAAGACATAGCGCAGGTCGTCCTGGGCCGACAGATTCTCGGTGCCGATGCGATAGGCCAGGCTGGGCGGGTTCTCGGTCACGAAGGCGCCAAGGCCCTGGCGGGTCTGGATCAGGCCGTCGCGCTTGAGCCGGGCGATGGCCTCGCGCAGCACGTTGCGGCTGACCCCGAACTGCACCGACAGCTCGGCCTCGGTCGGCAGGCGCTCGCCGCGCTGCATCGTTCCGTCGGCGATCTCGCGCTCCAGCACCTGGGCGATCTCCTCGGGCAAGGCTTTACGGCGCCTCACCGCGGAAAACCGCGCTGCTGCTTCGGGGTCGGTCATCGGCTTGGGATGCTCCGTTTCGGCAGCGGTTATCGGAAGGCGGGGACGTTTGGGGGCGTCCCTGCCTTCCTATGGCTTCTTGGACGCTCTCTTGAGAAAAACCCTAGCACAATTATGGTTGTCCTACAACCCAACAAGTGCCGGAGGCGCAAAAAAATCGACGTCACCTGTCGCCGGGCGGTCGACCCGCCTATCTCAATCAATGGGCCCGGCCGATGAGGAGAACGCAGCGATGACCAAGTCCATCAAGGCGCCGCCGGTGGCGCCCGCCAAGCCCGGCCGCCCGCCGCGCGGCGCGGTCAATCCGGCGCTGACCGCCCAGACCCGCAAGGTGATGGGCAAGCACTATGCGGCCAAGTACGGCGTGCGCAAGGAGAGAGGCCGCGGATAGGCATCGGCCGGCTCAGGCGGCCGGCGGCTTCGGGATCTGGCGGTGGAACCGCTCGCGGTAGGCGATGTAGGCGGCGGAGGCGAAGATCATGGTGCCGCCGGCCCAGGTATAGCGGTCGGGGATCTGGTCGTAGGCCAGGAAAGCCAGTCCGGCGATCCAGATCAGGCGCATGTAGTCGAAGGTCATCACCACATTGGTATCGCCGTCGTGGAGCGAGCGGGTATAGAGAATCTGGCCGATGTTGCCGGAGACGCCGATGAAAACCAGCCAGGCGATCTGCTCCCAGGTCGGCCAGGTCCAGACGTAGAGGGCCGGAAACAGGCCGATTGGCGCCATCAACAGCGACATGTAGGCGGTGATGGTGACCGCCGAGTCGGTGCGCGACGATACCTTGATGAGGATGATGCCGACGCCCGAGCCGACCGCCGAGAAGATGGCGAGCGCCAGCCCCAGATCGATGGCGCCGCCGCTGAACCCCGACTTGACGGTGACCAGGGTGCCGGCGAAACCGAACAGGATGGCCGACCAGCGGCGGATGCCGACCTTCTCGCCCCAGAAGGCGATGGCCAGAAGGGTGGAGAAGATGGGGGCCGAGAATCCCAGCGCCGTGACCTGCGCCAGGGGTGCCACGGCGAGGGCATAGAACCCGGCCAGCATGCTGAAGGTCCCGACTACGGCGCGGATGCCGTGCAGGTCCAGCCGGGTCGTCTTCAGCACTCCCAGGCCGTAGCGCACGATCCACGGCACCACCACCAGCAGGCCGAACAGGTTGCGGAAGAAGGCGATCTCGAAGGCGTGAATGCCGTCGTTGGCGACGTGGCGAATGGCGAGGTGCATGGTGGCGAAGAAAACGCCGGCCAGCAGCATCTTGCCGATGCCGGGAAGGTTGCCGCCGACGGGGGCGGGAGGAAGGGAACGAAAGGGCATCGGCGTCCTTTGCGGCGACGGGAAGACGGTCGCAGTGGCCCGGTGGCCAATCTAGGAGGGACGCGGCGGCCCGGCAACGCCAATCTGCCGCCGCCCGCCGGTCCCGGCGCGTTAGGTGTCGGGTTTCGGCCGTCGCCGATGCTATACTGGTGGCGTATTGTCCAACCGGCGGATGCTGGCGGGGGCGCTTGCCGTGACCTATCTCAAGAAGAGGGCAAACGGCTGTTTCGGAGGGAGTGGGAACGACGATGAGCGGCGACGACAAGCTTCCCAGCACGGACTCCTCGGGGGCCGATGTGGAGGCTTTCCTGCGAAAGGTGGCGGCCACCCCGGTCTCGATGGCGCCGGGGCAGCGCGGCCGCCTGATTTTCGCGCTCGACGCCACCGCCAGCCGCCAGCCGACCTGGGATCGCGCCGCGCAGATCCAGGCCGAGATGTTCGTGGAAACGGCCGGCCTTGGGGGGCTCGAGATGCAGCTCGCCTTCTATCGCGGATTCGGCGAGTTCAAGGTCAGCCCGTGGCTTGCCCAGTCGGCGCCGATGTTGCGGATGATGACGTCGGTGTACTGTCTGGCCGGTGAAACGCAGATCCGCAAGGTTCTCTCCCATGCCGTCAATGAAACCCGCAACCGCAAGGTCAACGCCCTGGTCTTCGTCGGCGATTGCGTGGAAGAAGACATCGACCAGTTGGGCAGCGTGGCCGGCGAGCTGGGGTTGCTGGGCGTGCCCGCCTTCATGTTCCACGAGGGGGCCGACCCGGTTGCCGAGTTCGCGTTCAAGCAGATCGCCAAGCTGACCAACGGGGCCTGTTGCCGCTTCGATGCCAGCAGCGCCCACGTGCTGAAGGACCTGCTCAGCGCCGTTGCCGTCTATGCGGCGGGGGGGCGCAAGGCCTTGGACAACCTGGCCAGGAAGCGCGGCGGCGAGGTGCTGAAGATCGCGCACCAGGTGAGAGGCGGATAGGGGGTCGTTCTGGCGTACTTTTTCCTGGGCATGGCCTTGCTTGCCGGTCTGATCGTGGCCGGTCGCTGGTTCGTTACCGCCGATCCCAAGACCCTGGCGAAGGCGTTGAAGTGGGTCGCAGGCGCCGTCGTCGTGGCCATTATCGTGTCGCTGGCGGCGACCGGCCGCCTGGGGTGGGCGATCATGGCGCTGCCCGCCCTGCTGCCGTGGCTGGCGCGGGCCCGCGCCGTGCATCGCGCCGCCAGGAACTTCTCGCGGATGTCGGCCGGCATGATGGGCGGCGGCGGCACCGGTCGCACGTCGGAAGTGCGCACGCGCTTTCTGAAGATGGTGCTCGACCACGATTCGGGCATCATGAACGGCGAGGTCATCGACGGAACCCATAGCGGGCGCCGGCTCGACGACCTGTCGTTGGCCGAGTTGCTGGACCTGTTGAACGCCTGCCACCTGCAAGACGCGCAGTCGGCCCAGGTTCTCGAAACCTATCTCGATCGCGTGCACCCGGACTGGCGCGAACGCGTCCAGGCGGCGGGCGCCGGCGCCGGGACCGGCGGCGGCCCCGGAACCCCCGTTCCCGGCGGCATGAGCCGCGAGGAGGCCTACCAGGTGCTGGGCCTGGAGCCGGGCGCCAGCGACGACGACATCAAGGCGGCGCACCACCGCCTGATCGCCAACCTGCACCCCGACCGCGGCGGCTCCACCTACCTGGCGGCGAAGATCAACCAGGCGAAGGACGTCCTGCTGGGGGAATGAGGGCCCCGGCGTGTGGCCACGCGCGTGGCACAACTCTTGCTGCAAGAGCGGGCGAGATCGTCGTCAGGGCAGCAAGGAGCACATCATGGATGGACTTTCCGGCATCGGCACCAATCCCTACCTGCGCAGCCAATCGGGGGCGGGCGTAACGGAAACGGCCGCCAGCCGATCGGCTCCGGCCTTCGTCGCCGCCGACATGCCGACGCGGGCGAATACCAGCCTTGGCGGCATGACTCAGACGCCGGTCGAAGGGTCCTTGTTGGTCGCCCTTCAGGACGTGCGCCTGAACAACCCGGCCGCCGAGGACGAGGCCGAGGAGGGCGAGACCGAAAGCGCCGGCATCTTCGCCACCGGGGAAGAAGACGAGACCGAGACGGTCATCGACGAGATCCTGGAAAAGGGCTTTGTCGACTGGGCCCACGAGGAATGGCTGGAGCGCATCCGCGAAGAGGCGCGCAAGACGGTCATGGCCGGCATGGGGCTGACCGAGGACGACGTCGCCTCCATGTCCCCCGACATGCAGGACCAGGTCGAGCGGTTGATCAAGGAGGCGGTGGACGAGGCGGTGAGCCGGGCCGTCGAGAAGGCGGCCGAGGAAAACGGCGAGAAGACCTCCGGCCAGGCCATGGTGGTCAGCCCGATCATCACCGGCGCCTGATCGCCGCTCCGGCAATTTGTGCCGGCCGCACGGCATCTTTTGCCGGCGGCCGTCAGCGCGGCAGCCCGAAAAAGTTCAGGAACAGGGGGAACTGGCCGTCCAGCATGTGGCGGCCCGGCTGGACGCGGCAGCCGCGTTTCTCGGCTTCGCGAAGCAGGCGCGTCACCGGCGGTTTCATCACCGCCTCGCAGACCAGCATACCGGGCCGAAGCCGGCCGGGATCGACCGGCAGCGGATCGTCCGCCTTCATGCCCAAGGGCGTCGCGTTGACCACGGCATCGAAGGCTCCGGGGTCAACCTCCGACCCCGCAGGCTCGATGGCGAGGCCGGGCGCGCCCGTCCGCAGTTTGCGGCACAGCGCCTCGGCGCGGCCGGGAACCGGGTCGGCGATGGCGATGCGGCCGGGCGCCACATCCAGCAGGGCGCCCGCGATGGCGGCGCCGGCACCGCCGGCCCCGAACACCAGGTAGGACAGTCCGGCCGGATCGATGCCCTGGCCGCGCAACCCCTCGACGAAGCCAAGGCCGTCGAACAGCTCGCCCGCCCAGCCGCCCGCCGGCGTGCGGCGCACGGCGTTGACGGCGCCGACCCGGCGGCCGTGCGGCCCCACCTCGTCCATCAGGGCGGCGAAAGCCAACTTGTGGGGGATGGTGACGACGAGGCCGTCCAGATTGGCCAGCGCCGCGAAGCCGGCCAGGGCCGCCCCGACGCCTGCGGCTTCGACGCGCAGGGGCAGGAATACGGCATCCACCCCCCGTTCGGCGAAGTGGGCGTTGAACACGTCGGGCGAGCGGACCTGCTCGACGGGGTCGCCGACGATGCCGTAAAGCCGCGTCGTTCCCGAAATCGGCGGGGGAGTGGTCACCGGGCCTCCTCAGGCGATGGTTGCGGCGCGACCCTGCCAGCGGATGGAGGAGCGGTCAAAGAAAAACATCGGCTTTCGTGCGGCGCCGGCAAAAGCCGTGAGAAATCGGTGATCGGGGCGCCATTCGCTCCGGCTGCGGCTTGCGACCGGGCGGTCGCTGTGGCACAAAGAACCCCGTCGGGTGGGGGGCAATCTCCCGCCGAAGCCGAATGAATTCAGAGGATTGTCCGATGGTCCGACCCGTTCGCAAGGCCGTCTTCCCGGTGGCCGGCCTTGGCACCCGGTTTCTTCCCGCCACCAAGGCCATGCCCAAGGAAATGCTGACGATCGTCGACAGGCCGCTGATCCAGTACGCGGTCGAGGAGGCGCAGGCGGCGGGGATCGAGGAACTGATCCTTATCACCGGACGCGGCAAGACGGTGATGGCCGACCATTTCGACCACAGTTTCGAACTGGCGCAAGTGCTCAAGGATCGCGGCAAGACCGAGGCGTTGAAGCAGATCACCGACCTCCTGCCCGAGCCGGGGCAGATGTCGTTCATCCGCCAGCAGCAGCCGTTGGGCCTCGGCCATGCCGTGTGGTGCGCCCGCAATTTCATCCAGGGCGAGCCCTTCGCCGTCATCCTGGCCGACGACCTGATCCTGGCCAAGCCGGGGGTGCTGACCCAGATGGTCGAGGCCTACAACGAGGTCGGCGGCAACGTGGTGGCGGTCGAGGACGTGCCGCGCCAATACACCAACCGCTACGGCATCCTGGACGTCGAGAGCGACGACGGCAGGCTGGCCCGGGCCAAGGGCCTGGTCGAAAAGCCGGACCCGTCGGTGGCGCCCTCGACGTTGTCGATCATCGGGCGCTACATCCTGCAGCCCGAGGTTTTCGACCACCTGGCCAAGAAGGAACGCGGCGCCGGCGGCGAAATCCAGCTGACCGACGCCATCGCCAAGACCATCGGCACGGTGCCGTTCCACGGTTACCGTTTCATGGGCGAGCGTTTCGACTGCGGCCAGCGGCGCGGCTTCATCGAGGCCAACATCGCGTTCGCCATGCAGGTGGACGACCTGCGCGACCAGGTGATCGAGCTTCTCAGGAAATACGCGTGACCATCGCCGGGTCCGGCTCCGGGCCCGAAAAATCAACTGAAAGGGGATAAACCTCATGCGCGTCGCAATGATCGGCACCGGGTATGTCGGGCTGGTTTCGGGCGCCTGCTTTTCCGAGTTCGGGGTCAACGTCGTTTGCGTCGACAAGGACACCGCCAAGATTGACCGCCTGAAGCAGGGCGGCATCCCGATCTACGAGCCCGGGCTCGAGGATCTGGTGGCGGGCAACGTCAAGTCGGGGCGGTTGTCCTTCACCACCGACTTGGCGGACGCCGTCAAGGGGGCCGACGCCGTGTTCATCGCCGTCGGCACGCCGACGCGCCGCGGCGACGGCCATGCCGACCTTTCCTACGTCTACGCCGCGGCGCGCGAGATCGCGGCGGCGCTCAACGGCTATACCGTCATCGTCAACAAGTCGACGGTGCCCGTGGGAACCGGCGACGAGGTGGAGCGGATCATCCGCGAGGCCAGGCCCGACGCCGACTTCGACGTGGTGTCGAATCCCGAGTTCCTGCGCGAAGGCTCGGCCATCAACGACTTCATGCGCCCCAACAGGGTGGTCATCGGCACCGAATCGGAGCGGGCCCGCCAGGTGATGCGCCAGCTCTACCGGCCGCTGTTCCTCATCGAGACGCCGATCGTCTTCACCTCGCGCACCACGTCGGAACTCATCAAGTACGCGGCCAACACCTTCCTCGCCACCAAGATCACCTTCATCAACGAGATCGCCGATCTCTGCGAAGTGGTCGGCGCCAACGTCCAGGACGTCGCCAAGGGCATCGGCCTGGACGGGCGCATCGGCGGCAAGTTCCTGCATGCCGGCCCCGGCTACGGCGGGTCGTGCTTTCCCAAGGACACGCTGGCCCTGGTCCACACCGCCCAGGACGCCGGGCGGCCGCTGCGCATCGTCGAGGCGGTGGTCGACATCAATACCCGGCGCAAGAAGGCGATGGCGGAGCGCGTCATCGTCGCCTGCGGCGGGGCCGTGAAGGGCAAGACGGTGGCCGTGCTGGGTGTCACCTTCAAGCCGAACACCGACGACATGCGCGACGCGCCCAGCCTCGACATCGTGCCGGCCCTGCAGGCGGCGGGCGCGCGGGTGCGCGCCTACGACCCCGAGGGCATGGCCGAGGCGAAGCCGCTGCTCAAGGACGTGGAGTGGTGCGACGACGCCTACGCGACCTTGCCCAAGGCCGACGTCGTGGTCATCATTACGGAATGGAACGAGTTCCGGCTGCTCGACTTCAAGCGGGTCAAGTCGCTGATGACGCGGCCGGTCATGGTGGACCTGCGCAACATCTACAATCCGGCCGAGATGGCGGCGGCGGGATTCCACTATACCTCCATCGGCCGGGCCACGGCCCGGACGCCTGAAGCGGTAGCGGGAGAACTGTCATGACCGGGGCCAGAACATTAGATCCCACCATCCTTCGCGAGTACGACATCCGCGGCATCGTCGGCAAGACGCTGGCCGCCGATGACGTGCGCACCGTCGGGCGCGCCTTCGGCAGCATCGTCGCCCGGGCGGGCGGCCACCGGGTGGTGGTCGGCTACGACGGAAGGCTCAGCTCTCCCGAGCTCGAGGCGGCGCTGGTCGAAGGGCTGGCCGCCTGCGGGCTTACGGTGTGCCGGGTCGGCCGCGGGCCGACGCCGATGCTTTATTACGCCTCGCACGCGGTGGGGGCGGACGGCGCGGTGATGATCACCGGCTCGCACAACCCGCCCGAATACAACGGCATCAAGATGGTGCTGAAGGGCAAGTCCTTCTTCGGGGCCGACATCCAGCGCCTGGGGCGCATCGCGGCGGCCGGCGACTTCGTCAACGGTCCCGGCAAGGCCACCGACCATCGGGTCACCGAGGCCTACGTCGAGCGCCTGCTCGAAGGCATGGATTTCGGGCGGCCGAAAAGCGTCGTCTGGGACCCCGGAAACGGCTCGTCGGGCGAGGTGCTGCGCCGCGTCGTCGACCGCCTGCCGGGCCGCCACGTCGTCATCAACGAAACCATCGACGGCACCTTCCCGGCCCACCATCCCGACCCGACGGTGGAAAAGAATCTGGTCCAGCTCAAGGACGCGGTGAAGGCCGAGAAGGCCGATTTCGGCATCGCTTTCGACGGCGACGGCGACCGCATCGGCATGGTCGATTCCGAGGGCCGGGTGCTGTGGGGCGACCAGTTGCTGGCCATCCTGGCGGCCGACGTGTTGGCCGACGTGCCGGGCTCGATCATCATCGCCGACGTCAAGGCCAGCCAGGTTTTGTTCGACGAGGTGGCGCGCCTGGGCGGCAAGCCCTTGATGTGGAAGACTGGGCATTCGCTGATCAAGGCCAAGATGGCCGAAACCGGCTGCCCGCTGGCCGGCGAGATGAGCGGCCACATCTTCTTCGGCCACCGCTACTACGGTTACGACGACGCCCTTTACGCGGCGCTGCGCATGCTCTCCATCGCCGGGCGTTCCGACACCAGCGTCGCCGCCATGCGCGACCGCCTGCCGCAGATGGTGAATACGCCCGAGATGCGCTTTCCGTGCCCGGAGGCGCGCAAGTTCGCCGTCATCGACGAGGTGAAGGGGCGCTTGGCCGGCAAGAGCGGCATCAAGGTCCACGACATCGACGGCGTGCGCGTGCAGTCGGCCGACGGCTGGTGGCTGCTTAGGGCCTCGAACACCCAGGACGTGCTGGTCGCCCGCTGCGAGGCGGCCGACAAGGCGGGCTTGGAGCGGCTCAAGGCAACCCTGGTCGAACAGGTCGAGGCCAGCGGCATCGAGGCGCCCGACTTCGACTGAGTGCCTGCCAATGAGGTCAGCGGTTCACCGGCATCGCTCCTTCCGGCCCCTTACGCGGGATCGGGCGGAACGAGCAGCCGATAGCCGACGCCGGGTTCGTTGCCGATGTAGCGGGGATGGCTGGAATCGTCGCCCAGCTTTTGGCGCAAATGGCGGATGTAGACGCGCAGATAGTGCGTCTCGTGCTCCTGCGCCGGCCCCCACACCTCGCGCAGCAATTGCTGGTGGGTGACGATGCGGTCGGCATGGCGGGCAAGATACCACAGCACGTCGAATTCCCGCTTGGTCAGCTTGACCTCGCGCTCGCCAACCGTAATGCGGCGCAGCGCCAAGTCGATGTGCAGGTCGCCCACCTCGATGACCGCCTTGTCCTCGTGCTGGCCGCTCGACTGGTCGCGCAAGATCGCCCGGATGCGGGCCATCAGTTCGCCGATGCCGAACGGCTTGGTGACGTAGTCGGTGGCCCCCAGATCGAGCGCCCTGATTTTTTCGGATTCGGCCTCGCGCACCGAAAGCACGATGATCGGCACCTGCGACCATTCGCGGATGCGGGCGATGACATCGTGGCCGCTGATGCCGGGAAGCCCGAGGTCGAGGATGACAAGGTCCGGCTGCTTGATGGCGGCCACCTGCAACGCCTCTTCGCCGCTCGCCGCCTGCTCGACCTCGTAGCCGTAGGCGGTAAGGCTGATTTCCAGGAATTTGAGGATCTGCGGCTCGTCGTCGACGACGAGGATGCGGCTGCCTGTCACGGTCATGGCTAGGCCCCGCCGCCCGCCAGGTCTTCCGGTTCGGACGGAACGTCGGGCGCCGCTTCGAGCGGCAAACTCATGATGACCATGGTGCCCTTCCCCTTGGGTCCGGCTTCGATGGCGATCTTACCGCCATGCGCCTCGATAAGGCCACGGCATATCGACAGGCCCAACCCGGTGCCGGCAACCTGCCGGTCCTCGGCTCGAACACGGTAGAACTGGTCGAACACGGCCTCACGCTCACCCTCGGGGATGCCCGGCCCCTGGTCGGTCACGGAGATGACGAGGCTTTCCTCCTCCGCCCGCCCGGCGATCTCGATGCGCGTGCCCGGCGGCGCGTACTTGGCGGCATTGTCGAGCAGATTGACCAGGATATGCTCCATGAGCAGCGGGTCGACCCGAAGGTAGGGCAGGTCGCCCGGCAGGCGGACGTCGAGCGTGTGGCGCGACAAGGTCTTTTCGGTCTGGTGGCGGGCCCGGTCGATGATCTCGCCCAGATCGCACCATTGCCGGTTGATCTCGAGGGCCCCGTAGCTGAGCCGCGTCATGTCGAGAAGGTTCTGGACGAAACGGTGCAGGCGCGCCGATTCGTCCAGGATCGCCTGGATGAGGTTTTGGCGGGCCTTCGCGGGCAGGGTGACCCCGGGGTCGGCCAGCGTGGTCGCCGAGCCGATGATGGAAGCGAGCGGCGTCTTGAGGTCGTGTGAAACCGACGACAGCAGTGCCGCGCGCAAATGCTCCGTTTCATTCAGAAGACGCGTATCCTCCATGACGGCCATCAGGTTGGTGCGCTCGATGGTGACCGCCACCTGGTCGGTGATGGCGTCGAGCAGCCGGCGCCGGTCGGGTTCCAGTGGACGCCTGTCCTCGAAACTGACGCCGAGCACGCCGATGGTGCCCTGGCGGGTGCGCAGCGGCAGGAACAGCCAGTCGGCGGCCGGCAGCGTGTCGGAACTCCAGCCCGCCGGTTCGCCTTTGCTCCACGTCCACTCGGTCGCCGCCCGGTCGCGCTGCTCGAGCCGGTCCTCCGGCGGATAGCCGGCGGCGATCTCGAGCTTGCCGTCGTTCGGCAGCAGGATCAGCGAACGGCACTCCAGCGTCGAGGCGACATGGTGGACGACCGCCCACAGGACGTCGTCGGACGATGCCGCCGCCGCGACCTTGCGGCTGAATTCGTAAAGGTTGGCCGAACTGCGCGCGGCGGATCGCATGGACTTCACCTGCCGGCGCAATCGCGCCGCCAGATTCCCGGTGAGGACGGCGATGAGCAGGAAGAGCGCCAGCGTAAAAACATCCTGCTCGCTGACGACCCGCAGCGTGAAATACGGCACCGTGAAGAAGAAGTTGAAGCTGAGAAAGCTGAGCCCGCTGGCATAGAGCGCCGGCCCCAACCCGAATCGCGACGCGATCAGAAGGACCGCCGCCAAAAAGAAGAACGACAGGTTGGCGACGGAAAAAAAGCGCTCGACGTAGGCGACCACGAACGTCGCCGCCGCAACGCCCAGCGTGGCCCAAACGTAGTCGCGCCATGCGATGCCCGACGTTTTGGTCGCAACCGGCGGCCGCTTGGCTTTCTCCTCATCCGTCTGGCGGGGAACGGTAACCACCTCGAAGGCCTCGGCGCGCCGGCCGACATGGGCGGCCACCCGCTCGGAGAACAGGTGACGCAGCGATCCGGCTCGCGGCCGGCCGAGGACGATGTGGGTGGCGTTGCGCGAACTGGCATAGCTCACGATCTCTCGGGCGACATGGGATTCCGCCGGCAGCGTCACGGCCTCGGCGCCCAGCCGCTCGGCCAGCCGCAAGACCGCGGAGATGCGGTCCTTCGCCGCGTCGTCGAGGCTGTCGTGATGCGGCGTGCGGACGTAAAGGACGATCCACGGCGCCCGCAATCGCTCGGCAAGCCGCCGTCCCGCCCGGACCAGGCTGTTCG encodes the following:
- the pgmG gene encoding phosphoglucomutase/phosphomannomutase PgmG, coding for MTGARTLDPTILREYDIRGIVGKTLAADDVRTVGRAFGSIVARAGGHRVVVGYDGRLSSPELEAALVEGLAACGLTVCRVGRGPTPMLYYASHAVGADGAVMITGSHNPPEYNGIKMVLKGKSFFGADIQRLGRIAAAGDFVNGPGKATDHRVTEAYVERLLEGMDFGRPKSVVWDPGNGSSGEVLRRVVDRLPGRHVVINETIDGTFPAHHPDPTVEKNLVQLKDAVKAEKADFGIAFDGDGDRIGMVDSEGRVLWGDQLLAILAADVLADVPGSIIIADVKASQVLFDEVARLGGKPLMWKTGHSLIKAKMAETGCPLAGEMSGHIFFGHRYYGYDDALYAALRMLSIAGRSDTSVAAMRDRLPQMVNTPEMRFPCPEARKFAVIDEVKGRLAGKSGIKVHDIDGVRVQSADGWWLLRASNTQDVLVARCEAADKAGLERLKATLVEQVEASGIEAPDFD
- a CDS encoding sensor histidine kinase KdpD, with the protein product MAEDQDRPAPDALLEEAKKEGRGHLKIFLGAYPGVGKTYAMLMAARQRRKEGLDVVVGIAETHGRIETERLLRGLEAIPRRQVEYRGRAFGEMDLDAVLARKPALVLVDEFAHTNVPGSRHEKRYQDVEELLAAGIDVYTTLNVQHIESLNDVVARISRVRVRETLPDHALEAADDIEIIDLPPDELIQRLREGKVYVRDQIGRAIRHFFSKGNLTAFRELAMRIAAERVDAQMVQYMRAHAIPGPWPAQVRLLVCVDATEGSNSLVRAGRRLAERLRAPWIVLYVRTPHHDSLDDAAKDRISAVLRLAERLGAEAVTLPAESHVAREIVSYASSRNATHIVLGRPRAGSLRHLFSERVAAHVGRRAEAFEVVTVPRQTDEEKAKRPPVATKTSGIAWRDYVWATLGVAAATFVVAYVERFFSVANLSFFFLAAVLLIASRFGLGPALYASGLSFLSFNFFFTVPYFTLRVVSEQDVFTLALFLLIAVLTGNLAARLRRQVKSMRSAARSSANLYEFSRKVAAAASSDDVLWAVVHHVASTLECRSLILLPNDGKLEIAAGYPPEDRLEQRDRAATEWTWSKGEPAGWSSDTLPAADWLFLPLRTRQGTIGVLGVSFEDRRPLEPDRRRLLDAITDQVAVTIERTNLMAVMEDTRLLNETEHLRAALLSSVSHDLKTPLASIIGSATTLADPGVTLPAKARQNLIQAILDESARLHRFVQNLLDMTRLSYGALEINRQWCDLGEIIDRARHQTEKTLSRHTLDVRLPGDLPYLRVDPLLMEHILVNLLDNAAKYAPPGTRIEIAGRAEEESLVISVTDQGPGIPEGEREAVFDQFYRVRAEDRQVAGTGLGLSICRGLIEAHGGKIAIEAGPKGKGTMVIMSLPLEAAPDVPSEPEDLAGGGA
- a CDS encoding response regulator transcription factor, whose product is MTVTGSRILVVDDEPQILKFLEISLTAYGYEVEQAASGEEALQVAAIKQPDLVILDLGLPGISGHDVIARIREWSQVPIIVLSVREAESEKIRALDLGATDYVTKPFGIGELMARIRAILRDQSSGQHEDKAVIEVGDLHIDLALRRITVGEREVKLTKREFDVLWYLARHADRIVTHQQLLREVWGPAQEHETHYLRVYIRHLRQKLGDDSSHPRYIGNEPGVGYRLLVPPDPA